The following DNA comes from Thalassomonas viridans.
ATGTGTATTTATGAAAGATAAAACGGCGATTCTGTAGGAAACAGAACCGCCTGAAGAAAGAAAGTGACGGGATTATTTATTGCTGTAACTTTTAATCACTTGCTCTATTTCGTTGACTAAATCGATTGGCACACCTGCTGGAATACTGATTTTGTTATGCCCTTTGGCATTTTGTACCAAGGATATTTTATGTTTGCCAACCATAAAGTTTTTCTCTTGTCCCTGGCTGCTCGCACCGATAAACTCGCTAATGAAAGCTATCAGCTTATCGGCACTGGCAAATTGCATTGTTGCCAATTTGCTTTTTAATACCTCGGTATCGAGAGCCGGATCGCCGAGAATTGATTTTACCTTGATGCCTTTTCTTAAGCCCCAGGTATAGGTATCTTGCACCGGAGTTTGGATCCATTCCGGCAATTCGGCCAGCTTGAGCTTTTCGTTCATGGTTTGGCGGGATACTTTTTTGTCTTGCATCTCGGCAAAGATTGCCACCGTCAGGCTGTCATCTTCCCGCTTCATATTGTCGTAGACAAATTTCAGGTAACGGCAATCGGTTAAAAAGTCAGGATCTGTTCGGCCGTTATTTTCGTTGTCTGCTAAATACTTAGCTTCGTCATCATCGACATCGACCAAGTCAACTGTCAGTAACTCCCCTGCTTCGATACAGCTTAAACGTCTGCGGCAACCGGCGATTACTTCTATTTCAATACCATTTTCATCCGGCACAGATAATTTTCTGCCATAAACCGGGGTAAGATTACCTTTACCTTTTTTGATCAGTGGCACGAGATCCGAGATATCAACCACTAAGGCAAAATTTCTTGGGTTACCGGCCCACAATCTGGTTTTTGCCGGATCTACCTGAACAGTCATTTTCTTAACCTGCCTGCTGGCTAAAGTTAAAAAGGAATCTGTCTCGCTGGGTTTAGTTTCTACTTCGGACGGGTATTTGGCGCCGAGTGCTGCCTTTTCTAACAGGTCTATATTGAGATCCATAATGGCTCCTAGCAAGCTGTGTCAGACGTGTCTGACACCATCTGATTTTCGCGTTTAAACTCGACTTCCCGAATACCGTCAATTTCATCCAGCAATAGGTCAAACTGGGCACGCTTGGCATGGGCATTGTATTTGTATTCACCGGTTCCGGCAATACTATCGGATAAAGTTAATCCTTTATCCTGGATCTTCTTGATGGCTTTTACCAGGGGAATAGCCACGCCAGAAATAGAAGCATATGAAAGTAGCTGCACACAGACTCTTTTAGCTTCCTGGAACAGATCCCGTGAGGTATGGTCAACCATAGTTAATAGCAACCTTGGGTCTACCTTAAAATCAGGGTCTACCCCGTCCTGAACATTTTCTTCTATTTGCTTAATAACGAATAACGTTGGAATTAATTGCTCCAGGTCAACCTGGCTTGGCTGGAATGGCAGGTAGATCATATCAGAAACCGGTACGGAACTTTTAAAAGCCCGGTTTTCGTAACCACCTGTATCTACCAGCACATAGTCATATAATTCATTGAGTGCTTTTAGATCCC
Coding sequences within:
- a CDS encoding ParA family protein, with product MIILFGNKKGGVGKSITAINLAGAIIAKAKRRGTLTKTTVCIVDADTNESVVNYIRRRETYSQELVKQGLEELPFIKCELRKPDDTLTRDLKALNELYDYVLVDTGGYENRAFKSSVPVSDMIYLPFQPSQVDLEQLIPTLFVIKQIEENVQDGVDPDFKVDPRLLLTMVDHTSRDLFQEAKRVCVQLLSYASISGVAIPLVKAIKKIQDKGLTLSDSIAGTGEYKYNAHAKRAQFDLLLDEIDGIREVEFKRENQMVSDTSDTAC
- a CDS encoding ParB N-terminal domain-containing protein, translating into MDLNIDLLEKAALGAKYPSEVETKPSETDSFLTLASRQVKKMTVQVDPAKTRLWAGNPRNFALVVDISDLVPLIKKGKGNLTPVYGRKLSVPDENGIEIEVIAGCRRRLSCIEAGELLTVDLVDVDDDEAKYLADNENNGRTDPDFLTDCRYLKFVYDNMKREDDSLTVAIFAEMQDKKVSRQTMNEKLKLAELPEWIQTPVQDTYTWGLRKGIKVKSILGDPALDTEVLKSKLATMQFASADKLIAFISEFIGASSQGQEKNFMVGKHKISLVQNAKGHNKISIPAGVPIDLVNEIEQVIKSYSNK